One window of the Lactobacillus sp. PV034 genome contains the following:
- a CDS encoding prepilin-type N-terminal cleavage/methylation domain-containing protein has protein sequence MAMLLKQRSKGFTLLETSIVLFIFCLIFTIPTLKLVDFREKIELRNTTRLVKSVVENTTRKALLNRKVYRISYYKNDHEIDINCGDKTDRIPIDPNITIDNLFNVYISNNGTISPRTITVIGKKRQETIKIQMSWGRMIDG, from the coding sequence ATGGCCATGTTACTGAAGCAAAGAAGTAAAGGGTTTACTTTATTAGAAACTAGTATTGTGTTGTTTATTTTTTGTTTAATCTTTACAATTCCAACTCTGAAATTAGTAGACTTTAGAGAAAAAATAGAGCTCCGAAATACAACACGTTTAGTCAAAAGTGTAGTGGAAAATACTACGAGAAAGGCATTATTAAATCGAAAAGTTTATCGAATAAGTTACTATAAAAATGATCATGAGATAGATATTAATTGTGGGGATAAAACTGATCGGATACCAATTGATCCAAATATTACTATTGATAATTTATTTAATGTTTATATTTCAAATAACGGTACTATCTCACCTCGGACAATAACAGTAATTGGGAAAAAGAGACAGGAAACAATAAAGATTCAAATGAGTTGGGGAAGAATGATTGATGGTTAA
- the comGC gene encoding competence type IV pilus major pilin ComGC, with translation MKRLKNRLKKNETVKGFTLIEMVIVIAIIAILILLIVPSLTKQKERAENRTDEAFRSTLQTQVELADDKNITLEALNKEGYISNRQLEKANEKGITIVNGHVTEAKK, from the coding sequence ATGAAAAGATTAAAGAACAGACTAAAAAAGAATGAAACGGTTAAAGGATTTACCTTAATTGAAATGGTAATAGTAATTGCGATTATTGCGATTTTAATCTTATTAATCGTGCCAAGTTTAACTAAACAAAAAGAACGAGCAGAAAATCGAACTGATGAAGCATTTAGATCTACTTTACAAACTCAAGTAGAACTAGCGGATGATAAAAATATTACTTTAGAAGCTTTAAATAAAGAAGGATATATTTCTAATCGCCAATTAGAGAAAGCAAATGAAAAAGGGATCACAATAGTAAATGGCCATGTTACTGAAGCAAAGAAGTAA
- a CDS encoding ComGF family competence protein, translated as MMKKYTRLLGFSVAEAILALLITALCIEMLIGILGCLKNANRKRAPINEVAFSYIQLEKFLKEEGHVEVDTGSSNSREIILKKKIGEKNKRPEFKIYSLEKYDDMIRMTGYQRGHMPLLLNIKRASFKCGEDFFEIQVIEQDKRKSNLRFKTDKPLKIEEKTKKKDIKNKDRNKTNEQYLSSNSSKS; from the coding sequence ATGATGAAAAAATATACAAGGTTATTAGGATTCTCTGTTGCAGAAGCAATTTTAGCTTTATTAATTACAGCGTTATGCATTGAAATGCTAATAGGAATCCTAGGTTGCTTAAAAAATGCTAATAGGAAAAGAGCGCCAATTAATGAAGTAGCATTTTCATACATACAATTAGAGAAATTTTTAAAAGAAGAAGGGCATGTAGAAGTAGATACTGGATCTTCAAATTCACGGGAAATTATTTTAAAGAAAAAGATAGGTGAAAAAAATAAACGCCCCGAATTTAAGATATATTCCTTAGAAAAATATGATGATATGATCCGAATGACTGGATATCAAAGAGGACATATGCCTTTATTGCTTAATATCAAAAGAGCTTCTTTTAAATGTGGAGAAGATTTTTTTGAAATTCAGGTAATTGAGCAAGATAAAAGAAAAAGTAATTTAAGATTTAAGACAGATAAGCCACTAAAAATTGAAGAGAAAACTAAGAAAAAAGATATTAAAAATAAGGACAGAAATAAAACCAATGAACAATACTTATCAAGTAACTCATCTAAAAGCTAG
- a CDS encoding type II secretion system protein — protein MVKGFLLLESSLGLIICCLTVGLLALTLGQEKQVEHKIEAKVDQALANHIKKTTNLTKVEIHNKIY, from the coding sequence ATGGTTAAAGGATTTTTATTACTGGAATCAAGTCTTGGTTTAATTATTTGTTGCTTAACAGTAGGATTGTTAGCTTTAACACTTGGTCAAGAAAAACAGGTAGAACATAAGATAGAAGCAAAGGTTGATCAGGCGTTGGCTAATCATATAAAAAAAACAACAAATTTAACTAAAGTAGAGATACATAATAAAATTTATTAA